The nucleotide sequence gctttcaCGACTCTCTTCAACCATGCAAAACCAGCTGATTGTATCAGGGTTGTCTCAGGTGCAGAAGTTTTTGTTGTTAATGAATAATTAGCTCTGAGCTTCTCCTTTGACCAATATCTGGATGTTCCACATGACAGGGGTCaatcaaagacaaaaataaccattttttaTTAACACAAAGTAGAAGTCAAAAATAAATGTGCCTTTCAAGGATGCTCATGCAATGCCCCAGGCACGTGCACACCAAGGCTCCAGGTAAGAGACAACAAAAGCTCTTGCAGGTACATTCCATGGAATTCTGATCCAATTCCCATCCCACCACAACTCTTAGGAAAACcccagcctttctgcagcaaggCTGTGAAAGAATGCAGTTTAGAAAAGAACATTTCCAAAGCTTTGTGCCATATATACAGTGGGAATTCTGTCACTGATCCCATCTCCCACACCTGATTGTTCTTAGGTTCAGTCTCATCTTAAAGAGGGACTTCAGAAACTGCCCACAGGACAGCAGTGCCAAGCCACCAGAAAAGAGCTCACACCTCTcctttggggaggaaaagctgccagcTTTTCTCTTGGAAAACTCCTTTGTACTATTTTCATCACAATCAGAAAAAGGTTAAATGTCACCAacatacttaaatatttttttaattacaattacAGGTTAAAATTTATGACAGGTGTTTTTTATCGCTTGGAACTCCTCAGGTAGATCTTGGGGGTTTGCCACCCTGCAGGAGCACTTTTCAAGCCAGCTCTTTTCCAGATGCGCTCCAAATCTTTCTCAAATTTGAtctaaaacaggaaaaaaaaagaaaaaaaaaaaaggtaacacaGCTCAGAAGCAACACCCACTGCCCACACATCCCAAGGACAATGCAGGTGTAACACacacaaaggaaacaaagggtTTAAGTGACAAAATATTTGATCTTACTGCAGAAAATACATCAGAAGACATTAAAAGGCACAAGGATCTCAACAGTATCATTTTAAAAGTTCTGTGCAAGGAAAACTGAGAAGGTGGGCAATGAAATGGTGAAGGAAATAAGAGGATTTTATAGTGTTCAACACTGCCTCCTACAGATCTGAAGCAGTGGAATTACAATTAACCCCAGTTTGCATCTGGGCAAGGTGAGAATTCCTAGAGAATGAACTAAATTATATCCCACGAAAGGCTGTGCTGAAGGAGAACATCCCCAGCATGAACAAATCTCTGTGtcttccctcatttccttccattAAAGGAAGTAAAAGGCTTCTGTGTAGAAAAACAGATTTGGAAGCACCTAAGGATGTTGTcaagacaggaaagaaattaaggTTTAACCAGTCTCCCTGATGCAGGGTAGAGACATGAATTCATCCTTCACACAAATGCTAAAACTCATCTCCATTAATCACACCTATCTGTAAATTACTgtcatggaagaaaaattatgcCCAGCAATTATCACATTTATGTTTGGAATCATAGagtcactgaggctggaaaagatctccaagaccACTGAGTCCAGCTGTGACTGATGCCCAGCATTGTCACCCGGCACTGAGTGTCACATCCAggcattccttggacacctccagggtgaatccaccacctccctgggcagccccttccaacgcctgaccaccctttccacGGAGAAactcctcctgatgtccaacctgaccctcccctggcacagcttgaggttAAATGCTGAATTCATTCAGGctcattttcccccaaatccacTTAGCTCCATCATCCAACACCTGAACAGGAGCTGGTTTGATGTGTGGGCACATTTCTGTCAGGGAACTCCCCCTCCCCTGAGCTCACCTGACGCTTCTTCTTGCGCCCCTCCTTTACCCTCCTGCGGATGAACTTCCTCCTCTTGATCAGCTTCTTGTACTTGTGCCTGTTCATTTTCCTCCTGCGGATCTTCAGCACATTCCTGCACTGCATTTTGCTGCCCAGggctccctctccttcccccacatCCCTCGTCCCAGCAGGAGGGGGACACTCGGACGGCTGCGGGGTTTCATGGCTCGCTTCTTCCTGAGCACCCTCGGCTTTGGGCAGGGAGTACCTCACTGTCAGCCAGCTCTCCAAGGGGCTGATGGAGAGTTTCCTGGGAATCAGGatctcctccagctcagggtCCAGCGTGTgccactgctggggctgggcccCGCTGGTGTTGGGGGGCTGAGTGCTGTAGCGTGCGGATGGAGAAcggcagcagaggaaggaggacACTGACCTGGGCAAGAGGTGGCCTTTGGGAGAAAGGGATTGCACTTAAAAGGCAGaatttcccagcaggagcatGAGAaaagctctgcccagctctcaAACCAGCAGACAGCTCTGGCCAGAACACGCCAACAAAAGGAAACGCTCACAGAAGCTGTATTGTCATCACAAAGGCAAGGAAATCTTTCCAAATTTTAACTACCATGCTGtaatgttaaaaatacattctgctTCACTGGGTAAGCTGCCcaggtcacccagagcagggtgGAGCTTCTCCTTCACTGGGGGTTGGAATTCCATggtctttaaggccccttccaacccacaccattccgtgattccatTAAGTGGAAcgttttctgaaggaaaatcaaTTTGGAATGGTAAGGAGCTGTTCACTCCTGTTCAAACCTCTCTGGTGCTAAGGAATCTCCTCCTAAGGTTAAAAGAGGTTAAACCAAAGCTACACTGTACTTACAGAATAAATCAGAGACATAATAACATTTGACAACCACTGACTCAACAAcagcctcctccctcctgcGCTGCTTGGTGGAAAAGAAACTTCTGGGAGTCCAATTACCCCAGGAAAataaccccaaacaaacagaaaacctggTCACACAAAACCAATTTACCTGCAATTCTCGAAGCCTTCAGTAACTGGGAACTCAGCTGTGATATTaacattttgtttcactttgttCCCTGGCAGACCCAGCAAATGACTGTTCGAATAAGAGCATTTATTCAATAAGGCAAACAcgcagcttaaaaaaaccttctccattcaaccccaaaccccaaaaatatgCACTGAGACACCCCAAACACCCTCCTGGTTTTACCCTCAGTCTGTCgggctctgctgtgggggtCAAGCACCGGGGCAGCTCAGCCGCAGAGGTGATTTATTAATAAAGCTTGGGCTGTTTCAACGTTAAAAACACGGTAACTCCAGCCGAGCTCCCgagcacagccctgtcccccccTCAGGCCGGGAGGAGCAGCCGCGCGGCCTGAAGAACGGGTCTTCACCGAGGGGCCgcctccctcccctcagccctcccggcgctgccgccgctgtCCCGCCCCAGGCACGGCCCGCACGGAGCCCTCGGGGTGGCCGTGCCCGCCCTCCCCtcacggccccgccgccatcgccgccaTCGCCGCCATCACccaccggccccgccgccaccgGAACTTCCGGCCGGCCgcagcgccccctggcggcgcCCAGGGGGAACGGCCCCTCACGGCCCCTCACGGCCCCTCACGGCCCCTCACGGCCCCTCACGGCCCCTCACGGCCCCTCACGGCCCCTCGTGCTCCCTTAACGTGCCCGTCTCGGTCCCTCACGGCCCCTCGTGCTCCCTTAACGTGCCCGTCTCGGTCCCTCACGGCCCCTCACGCTCCCTTAACGTGCCGGTCTCGGTCCCTCACGGCCCCTCACCGCCCCTCGTGCTCCCTTAACGTGCCGGTCTCGGTCCCTCACGGCCCCTCACCGGCCCCTCGCGGCCCCTCGTGCTCCCTTAACGTGCCGGTCTCGGCCCCTCACGGCCGGCCCTCACGGCTCCTCACGGCCCCTCACGGCCCCTCGTGCTCCCTTAACGTGCCGGTCTCGGTCCCTCACGATCCTTCACGGCCCCTCCTGGCCCCTTTGTGGTCCTTCATGGTCCCTCACAGTCCTGCGTGGTCCCTCAAGGTCCTTCATGATCCCTTGTGGTCACTCACAATCCTTCCTGGTCCTTCTCAGTTCCTCACGGTCCCTCCTGGTCCTTCATGGTCCCTCAcagtccattccaatgctttTCTACCTTTTCATGAGGAAATTTTTCTGAATATCCAACCTAACTCTGGTGCAATCTAagccgttccctctcctcctgtccctgttcccctgggagcacagcccgagcccccctcactgcccctcctgtcagggagttgtgcagagccacaaggtccccccccccgagcctccttttccccaggctgagcccctttcccagctccctcagcctctcctggtgctccaaacccttccccagctttgctCCAAAATAAATCCTTCAACCAGTTCAAGCCAGGCGTGTGCCTCACGCACCGGTTTGCACGGAGACCTCAGCCACACTTGGAAAGTCAGTGCTTGGGGTGTGTTCACCTGCTGAGTCACAGGAACGCCTCACTAAAGCCCGTCTGAGCAGGTAAGGGGAGGAATTTTGGGCAACAGGAggaattccttcatggaaagggttgttaagtATGGGAAtgtggtggagtccccatcccttgaggtgcccaaggaaggactggacatggccctcagtgctctgggctgggtgacgAGGAGGGGATCAGTCGATGGGCTTTTCCGAACGAAATAATTCGgtgattctgtgaagaattCGGTGATTCTGTGAAGGATCCTGTGATGCTGTCACAGTGAGCCTGCCTGTCCCTGGTGACGCAGGGATCATGGaaggcacacacagacacctcTCCCTGCCACACCTCCGTCTGCATCCAGGGGCAAGTCCCAGTGGCTGCtgtccagggacagccacaccTGTCCTCTCCCCTTACCTGGCTGTTGTTTGCCTTCTCTTACTCGGCACAGGAACCCACCGTCTTGGCACAGCATGAACGTACCTAATCAGCTGGCATAAGGGAGGGATGTTGAAGCCAATCCTGGACTTCAAAgggctttttgcttttataCCTACCTCAGCCAGAACACAAGAGATTTATTCACCAGCTGCTTTTAGTATTTCAGACCAGAACGAGGGTCTATCTCCGTTTTAGGTACACCCCACTGCATCAAACCCAACTACCCTGAAAGGTTGGCTTTGGTTAGAGTTTCTTCCTGAAAATTAGGAATAAAATTCTCTTGCCAGGAAAGAGAAGCCtatgaagagaaattaaatgaagTAAACAGTTCGGTAAACAGACTGTTTAATCAAGACTTTATTGAAGACACTTCAGAAGTT is from Corvus moneduloides isolate bCorMon1 chromosome 22, bCorMon1.pri, whole genome shotgun sequence and encodes:
- the AURKAIP1 gene encoding aurora kinase A-interacting protein translates to MLISQLSSQLLKASRIAGHLLPRSVSSFLCCRSPSARYSTQPPNTSGAQPQQWHTLDPELEEILIPRKLSISPLESWLTVRYSLPKAEGAQEEASHETPQPSECPPPAGTRDVGEGEGALGSKMQCRNVLKIRRRKMNRHKYKKLIKRRKFIRRRVKEGRKKKRQIKFEKDLERIWKRAGLKSAPAGWQTPKIYLRSSKR